The genomic DNA AAAAGTAAAGAAGAAATACACAAGTTTAAGTATCACTTATACATCTTATTTGTTTCCTTTCTTAATAGATTTCAGATACCAGGAAacacaaataagaaaaatgatatctATAGCTTTGGTATAATTCTATTTGTGTTGATCACCGGGAAGAAAGCACTAGTGAGAGAATCTGGAGAAAGCATTCACATACTTCAATGGGTTATTCCTATTGTTAAAAGAGGAGATATTCAAAACATTGTTGATAAGAAGTTGCAGGGTGAATTCAACATCAGTTCTGCATGGAAAGTTGTTGAGATAGCCATGTCATGCATTTCACAAACTGTATCTGAAAGGCCAGACATAAGCCAAATATTGGCAGAGCTAAAGGAATGTCTCTCTTTGGACATGGTTCAGAGTAATAATGGAAGTATGAGAGCTAGAGATGAATTGGTTTCTATTGCGCTACATGTTTCAGAAACCACTATTTTAGCTAGATAAGCACCAtttataatgatattttttcctaTATTGAATGTCACTCCAAATGTCCTAGAACATTAGTCCTTGTTGTATAATATACAATAACTTGTATCATGGAAGTTTTCTCggaataaaaaattgtgtgtCTAATACTATAATTTGAGTGATGCTTATTTACAAGCACTAGTTTTGTCCTAAACTATCAGGAAGAATAATGAGCTTGTAAAGATAATTAAATTGTTAGTTGTTACtctaaaaaccaaaatttgatcAGTGCACATATTTTACTAATTGTATGCTAACTTATTATGTCACAAGGCTGACTGATATCCTAATTcctgaaaaaatttctttagtagttaccaaattttgaattaagaGTTTTTGGAAACAAGAGAATCAATACATGAAAAGATAAAAGGTGTAGCCAGTACTGCAGAGAGGCAGAGTGGCTGCAGTGACAAGTGCCAAATAATTGTCTATCAGTAATAAACTGTCACAAGTACCAAATAATTTCCTATTTGGTATCCTCTTAGTTCCATTTATGCATATGTTGTATTTCAAAAGAGCTATAACATGTCTGtgttttacatttttaacaGCGTTTATGTTGAAACGCTATTAAATTTGCGCtattaaaaaccaaaattgTAGTAGTGAAACCACGTATTACAATCTACAACAAGGTTCTAGAAGATGTGGTTGTTTCCTTGGAATATTTTCATCTATTACAAACTTGCTAGTTAAATAGGGTCTGTTGGCCAAATGAAAAGGAATCCAATCATtcaacattcaattttctctaaATTCTTTGCAATTTTGTACTTGACTCACAACTCACATCAATATAAATCATTCTTATATTGAGTTCCCTACTCTGAGTTGGGACCTGAATATCCAAATCCAATCTCAATTGGTATCACCTTCGATCCTGATCACAATACGATATAATTGagattttgtgatatttttgtcatgaaaaatgttactaattatATTTAGCATCATTTGACAACTTTTAAACAAAACCTATGTTACTAAAGAGTTTCAGTAACAATTGTTTGTATTATTagtatcaattaaaaaatgttacttgtttttgtttttattatctttATTAGTAACAATTAAAAGATGCCgcctatttataatttttgcaGACATGTGCATATTTATAGTTTTTGGCATTTTGCTTAGACTTcatcaagatttttttaaaaactctaaTTTGAACTAACCAAAAATTGAAGATCAACTTATTTAGATGAAACTTGAGGAAGAGCACGTTCCAAAGTCATATGCTTCCCCTgcttattaaagaaaaaaaagagagtcTATGACTCCCTATCCTCTAGATGGAAAAACGAGAAAAGAATTAACCAAAACCAAACTTTAAAGtaagatgtgatttttttaaagaaaaacaaaggtgATTAATGATACTTCAATACTTCAGTTGAAGAGAAACatatatgaattttataaaaagagGCAATCCTACATCTTCTTTTGTTTGGTCTTATGCCTCTCTTTAGGTATATGAtggacttttttattttgtagttaCGTTgactattttctattttcattttataatttttttgacagaaatatTGTTGTGATAATATTGATACATATTATCAATATCAAAAACTTGTTGTAAATAGATGGAATCATATTAAGTTGACATGTTTGCTTGTACGAGTGGGTATGCGTAGGAGAAAATAAGAGAAACATGCATGTGTGGATTTGACTGAGGTTTCTCTACTTGTAGGATTTGGGCCTTTGTGTGGGACATACATTCCTCAAAACCCTTTTCAGCAAAGTGTCCAAACATGAGAAAACATGTTCCAAACAATCAATATGCTTTAATAACCTTTGCGTTTGACACTTTTGACTTCCTAACTCTAAAAATTGTGGATCTTCTACAAAAAATTCAAAGGGTCATGCAAAACAATGTTGTGTCTCTTTGAGATCTAAGGATGTTGTTTTCAAGAGGATTAATTTTAGAAAGGGTTAGCGGCGTAGCTTATTGTCTGCTTACCTTTCATTAATtcttgtgtaattttttttatcaagtagtatAGTGTCTGACGCTCACACATTGTAAAAACATCATATTACTGAAAATATATGCAAAGAAGATGTGGATCGGCGAAAGTCAACACTGTCTTGTTCTCATtgctaaaaatatttaataacttAATATGAGAACCGTtcctaataattttttatttattattagatATCATCTACGTGTGTGTGACAGGTTGAGTACTTAATATTAAGCAacacattttgtcaaaaaagaagttACATCTGAAATCAActagaaattaaataattaaaattacatCCATTGAATTAGTAAATAATGCATGAGTAGTTATGACTTACAAGAAAATTACACTATTAAATTAGTAAAATATGCATGGATTATATATTATTGTGAAAGTCACACTATAGTTGCAGATTATATTAATCATCCAATAGTTTGGTTAGGAATTTGTCATTGTTACCAATTCTTCCAACACCAATCTGGTTCACATAATATCTATTCATTATGTAATAAAATACATGTTGGCATAATTacctttattttttagaataggAAAATCTGCTGATTGATTCTTCCTTGTAATAGCACTAGCACTCATCAATCATCATTCCTTAGTTGTATTCTTAATGAAGCAAACAGTGATAGGAATGCTACTGCATTTCCTTTTGGTCTTGTTTGGTGTCCTTGCTATTTTGGTTCTCATACAAGCTCAGGATCAATCAGGTTTGGTTATGATTTTTCATATAGTTACTTTATGTCACATATTTGTTACTACTAGTAATTATTATTGTAGTTGAAGTTATCTTAATTTGTTCCTCTATTTATATGTCTCAGGATTCATTAGCATAGATTGTGGTCTATCTGAACTTTCAAGCTATTCTGAAACGGACACAGGCATAAATTACATTTCAGATGCCAAATTCATAGATTCAGGTGTAAGTAAGAGGATACCTCCTACAGAGATTATTGTTAAACAACAACTAGAACATGTGAGGAGTTTTCCTAGTGGAGTGAGAAATTGTTACAGAATAAATGTAACAAGTGATACTAAATATTTAATCAGAGCGTCTTTCTATTATGGAAACTATGATGATTTAAACGAGCCACCACAATTTGATCTTCATTTTGGCGCTAATGTTTGGGATACAGTAAAGTTCACAAATTTATCACTCATCGCAACCAGTGAGATCATTTACACTCCATCACAAGATTACATACAACCATGTCTTGTTAACACAGGCAACGGGACTCCATTCATTTCATCTATAGAATTGAGGACTTTGAACAATACTGCTTATGTCACAAACTCAACTAAAACAGTATTATCAAACTTCCTTCGATTTGATATAGGTTCCATCACAAACATTGAATACAGGTAAGATGGAGTTTGCTTAGTAGCAGCACATTAATTAGCTAACTTTAATATTTACATAAGTAAATGATATTTCTTTTGGTCATGTGCAAACAACAGGTACAAAGATGATGTTTTTGATCGCGTCTGGTTTCCTTATGAAGTTGATTGGGCACGATTAAACACCtcacttaataataatgatCTAGTTCAGAATGATTATGAACCACCGAGAATAGTTATGAGCACTGCGGCTACACCAGTAAATGCCAGTGCACCAATGCAATTTCATTGGAGTGTAGATAATGAAAATGACCAATACTATGCATATTTTCACTTTAATGAGGTTGAGAAGCTGGCAGAAAATGAAACTAGATCATTCAATATCACAGTGAATGGAGACTTTTTGTTCGGACCTGAGATACCTGTACATCAGGCAGTTCATACCATAGTTAGTACAAAACCTTTGACTGGAGCCGCAAGGTATCTATTTTCCCTTTTAAAGACGGAAAATTCAACCCTTCCACCAATCCTCAATGCCTATGAGGTTTATAAAGTAATGGACTTCCCACAATCAGAAACTGAACAAGATGATGGTAAGCAATCCCTTtagtttatttgaaaaacataCTACCTTCTCTCCATAAATATTGAATCCTCTTGATCTATTTTCAACtgcattaattattattttttactaacaTCTAATTATCTTAGAACTTTTTCTGCTATCTGcaatgaatattatgatgaaaacataaactaattctcaatggtatatatatatttttttgacaaaaactctCAATGGTATCTATAATTAGGGATGGAAAATTTGTGTGTAAAGTAAATTATGTGAAAATTGTCTTGAAATCCTTCtcaactgtttttttttctttctctttctctaatACCAAATACTAGTTGATACTATTACAAACATTAAGAAGGCCTATGGAGTGGCTAGAAATTGGCAAGGAGATCCATGTGGTCCTGTGAATTATATGTGGGAAGGCCTAAATTGTAGTATTGATGATGCCAATAACCCCCCAAGAATCACATCTTTGTAAGTTTACAATCACTTCAATAAAccataataaattcaaaaacttCAATAACCTCtaatgttatatatatttgGAAATGCAACCAGGAATTTGTCTTCAAGTGGATTGACAGGGGAGATAGCATCTTTCATATCAAAGCTCGCTATGTTAGAGTACTTGTGAGTTCCTAATCTCATTTAATAAGTAGACAACAAACTAGAATATGTTTCAATGAAGGATTTTGGAATTAAGGGAagaccatatttttcttttctaaaacgtttttaaaaataaatcaagtgtGATTGAAATGTTATATGATCATCTATCTGTCATGTTATTACTTCAagcatttaaaataataaatatataccaAAATATATCTTAAACCTCATTTGGCTAAATGATGAAACCGAATCCATTCAGTTTGGAAATTACTCCCTCTTTATTGGAGATTCAAAATTGTAACTCTGAATTTACATTGTTTTCTTTCAGGGATTTATCAAACAATAGCTTAAACGGTCCTATACCTGATTTTCTGATTCAACTGCGGTCACTAAAAGTCTTGTAAGTCCCACGTCGATggattaaaatttaatttcattgattattaatgtaaaagataaaaaatgtcATATTTATTTGTCCTTTGAAGGCAGAAACGTGGGGAAAAACAATCTTACTGGGTTAGTTCCAAGTGGACTCCTTGAGAGATCAAAAACAGGTTCACTATCACTGAGGTACGCCTCCTACTCAAAGTTATATCAATTCATATTATattcaagaaaaaagaaaaaatttcaatatagttttattttcttcttgtaacgttaataataatatattcaGCAAAGATAATTGAGTTTTCTTCCTCCTCCTATCAACATTGTTTCATAATGATatgataattaatatatatgcaCCTTTGGATTTTTTCAGTGTGGATGATGATAACCTTGGTCTTTGTACGATGAATTGCAAAAAGAAGAACATTGCTGTACCACTTGTTGCATCATTTTCAGCATTAGTTGTAATCGTCTTGATTTCTCTTGGACTTTGGATATTGAGAAGACAGAAAGGTACTTCTTAGAGTACATAAGATTGAGTTTACATTCTCAAATATGGCCTTGTTTATACTATGAATAGTGTAGTAATCCATTGGTTTGCATGTATGCCTTATAGGTTGTAAACCTTTGATGGCAGATGTGGCCATTGCGGTCGCTGCAATGCGAATTGTGGTGCGAAATAATTTTATTCTTGCACAAAATTCTATAATTCTTTGCTTAAAAAAGATTTCCTCTTCCCCTTATTGCCTATAAACCCAGAGAGGAACATTAGTTTACTGAGAGCAAAATGAGACATTGCTCTGTTGTGGTCTGCTGTGGCCAAAACGACGTTCCATTGCCATACTAATTCGTCATCTTTCATGTCTTCTAAATGAGTTTAGAGTATCTCTTGTACTTCctttatatgaattttatattttgttgctaaaaatattatttatttatgaaatcaTTATTTTCTCACAACATATATTAGAGTCAACTCTCCATAAAACTTTAGCTATATACTTGTGCCATCTAGTGTAAAACTTTTATTGCTTTTCTGCCACAGTAATTTTTTTCCCACAGCATATTTTCATTCATACTTATTTGCTAACaacatatgttcatgcatactTATTTATGACAGTTGTAGTTACGTCTTCAAACTCTAAGGAAAGGGGTTCAATGAAATCCAAACATCAGAGATTCAGTTATACTGAAATTCTCAACATTACTGATAACTTCAAAACTACTATTGGAGAAGGAGGATTTGGAAAAGTTTACTTTGGCATTCTACAAGATCAAACTCAAGTTGCTGTTAAGAGGCTTTCACCATCATCAATGCAAGGTTATAAGGAATTTCAATCAGAGGTTAGACATTGTATTCAAacatattcaatttttattttagttaagtAATAAGGAGAATCCTGCATTATTTTCACAGTTAACTTTGGTAGAGATAAAATTGAACATGCAGGCACAACTTCTAATGATTGTTCATCATAGAAATTTGGTATCTCTCATTGGATATTGTGATGAAGGTGAAATCAAAGCATTGATTTATGAATATATGGCCAATGGAAATCTCCAACAACACTTATTtggtaattttatattttatcagCAATGTCAATATCCATAACAGATTTACTACTTCCAGTTTATCTTCATTTTCATCAACTAAATTGACTAAACATTAGCAGAGGAAGAGCACAATAGTTTAAATTgactataattatttttaaaaaatttggggaagaatatattattatcaataagGGTACACTAATGACCATATTACTAGTGTCTCGTATAATATTTGAACCTTGTCCCTTGAGATTACAACGTCAAGCTCTTACCATCAAGTTGACCTTATTAAGGACGACAAAGATTATGCATTAGGCAGGGAGAAGGGAAcgataaattaatttttcttatgcTTTCATTTTAAATGCTAGTTCAGAATTTCATGACTAATGTCTATTTGCATGCAGTGGAAAACTCAACTATCTTAAATTGGAATGAGAGGCTTAAGATTGCAGTTGATGCAGCACATGGTAATGTATTGTTTATGGAAAcatatttcttgcattttgCAGCCTTATATTGCCCTTTGTGTGAATTTTCAGGATTGGATTATCTGCATAATGGATGTAAACCACCTATTATGCATAGAGATTTGAAGCCTTCTAACATACTACTAGATGAGAACTTGCATGCAAAGATTGCTGATTTTGGTCTAAGTAGAGCTTTTGGTAACGACGATGACTCTCATGTATCCACACGCCCTGCTGGTACAATTGGTTACGCTGATCCAGAGTAAGTGTAGTATAAAAAcctgattttaatatttttgtagcATTTACATTGCATAAATATCTTTTCCAACAATCAAGATCTGCTTTTCTCTTTAATTCAATTTATTGATTGCAGTCTCTTTGTGTAATTAgcaatttt from Medicago truncatula cultivar Jemalong A17 chromosome 8, MtrunA17r5.0-ANR, whole genome shotgun sequence includes the following:
- the LOC11422007 gene encoding probable LRR receptor-like serine/threonine-protein kinase At1g05700 isoform X2, coding for MKQTVIGMLLHFLLVLFGVLAILVLIQAQDQSGFISIDCGLSELSSYSETDTGINYISDAKFIDSGVSKRIPPTEIIVKQQLEHVRSFPSGVRNCYRINVTSDTKYLIRASFYYGNYDDLNEPPQFDLHFGANVWDTVKFTNLSLIATSEIIYTPSQDYIQPCLVNTGNGTPFISSIELRTLNNTAYVTNSTKTVLSNFLRFDIGSITNIEYRYKDDVFDRVWFPYEVDWARLNTSLNNNDLVQNDYEPPRIVMSTAATPVNASAPMQFHWSVDNENDQYYAYFHFNEVEKLAENETRSFNITVNGDFLFGPEIPVHQAVHTIVSTKPLTGAARYLFSLLKTENSTLPPILNAYEVYKVMDFPQSETEQDDVDTITNIKKAYGVARNWQGDPCGPVNYMWEGLNCSIDDANNPPRITSLNLSSSGLTGEIASFISKLAMLEYLDLSNNSLNGPIPDFLIQLRSLKVLNVGKNNLTGLVPSGLLERSKTGSLSLSVDDDNLGLCTMNCKKKNIAVPLVASFSALVVIVLISLGLWILRRQKVVVTSSNSKERGSMKSKHQRFSYTEILNITDNFKTTIGEGGFGKVYFGILQDQTQVAVKRLSPSSMQGYKEFQSEAQLLMIVHHRNLVSLIGYCDEGEIKALIYEYMANGNLQQHLFVENSTILNWNERLKIAVDAAHGLDYLHNGCKPPIMHRDLKPSNILLDENLHAKIADFGLSRAFGNDDDSHVSTRPAGTIGYADPEYQRTGNTNKKNDIYSFGIILFELITGKKAMVRASGENIHILQWVISLVKGGDIRNIVDTRLQGEFSISSAWKVVEIAMSCVSQTTAERPGISQISTELKECLSLDMVQRNNGSTSARDELVSVATVSVSTFLAR
- the LOC11422007 gene encoding probable LRR receptor-like serine/threonine-protein kinase At1g05700 isoform X1; translation: MKQTVIGMLLHFLLVLFGVLAILVLIQAQDQSGFISIDCGLSELSSYSETDTGINYISDAKFIDSGVSKRIPPTEIIVKQQLEHVRSFPSGVRNCYRINVTSDTKYLIRASFYYGNYDDLNEPPQFDLHFGANVWDTVKFTNLSLIATSEIIYTPSQDYIQPCLVNTGNGTPFISSIELRTLNNTAYVTNSTKTVLSNFLRFDIGSITNIEYRYKDDVFDRVWFPYEVDWARLNTSLNNNDLVQNDYEPPRIVMSTAATPVNASAPMQFHWSVDNENDQYYAYFHFNEVEKLAENETRSFNITVNGDFLFGPEIPVHQAVHTIVSTKPLTGAARYLFSLLKTENSTLPPILNAYEVYKVMDFPQSETEQDDVDTITNIKKAYGVARNWQGDPCGPVNYMWEGLNCSIDDANNPPRITSLNLSSSGLTGEIASFISKLAMLEYLDLSNNSLNGPIPDFLIQLRSLKVLNVGKNNLTGLVPSGLLERSKTGSLSLSVDDDNLGLCTMNCKKKNIAVPLVASFSALVVIVLISLGLWILRRQKVVVTSSNSKERGSMKSKHQRFSYTEILNITDNFKTTIGEGGFGKVYFGILQDQTQVAVKRLSPSSMQGYKEFQSEAQLLMIVHHRNLVSLIGYCDEGEIKALIYEYMANGNLQQHLFVENSTILNWNERLKIAVDAAHGNVLFMETYFLHFAALYCPLCEFSGLDYLHNGCKPPIMHRDLKPSNILLDENLHAKIADFGLSRAFGNDDDSHVSTRPAGTIGYADPEYQRTGNTNKKNDIYSFGIILFELITGKKAMVRASGENIHILQWVISLVKGGDIRNIVDTRLQGEFSISSAWKVVEIAMSCVSQTTAERPGISQISTELKECLSLDMVQRNNGSTSARDELVSVATVSVSTFLAR